In Zygosaccharomyces rouxii strain CBS732 chromosome F complete sequence, a single window of DNA contains:
- the SEC26 gene encoding coatomer subunit beta (highly similar to uniprot|P41810 Saccharomyces cerevisiae YDR238C SEC26 Involved in endoplasmic-to-Golgi protein trafficking encodes a subunit of yeast coatomer), with the protein MTVDPQQPAYTLVFDPSRSNASYTVGEFQKALERGSDEDKIATMKQILVTMLDGNPLPQLLMHIIRFVMPSRNNKLKKLLYLYWEIVPKLDEEGKLRHEMILVCNAIQHDLQHPNEYIRGNTLRFLTKLKETELLEQLIPSVMPCLEYRHSYVRKYAILAVLSIYQVSDHLLPDAKDIISSFLAVETDPICKRNAFLGLAELDREAALAYLEENMAAIEGLESLLQSSFVQFIRRDAVQVPSLKPQYVELLLDLLDSTTSDEVVFDTALALTTLSANPSVLAKAATKLINLAVKVFDNNVKLIVLDRVEDINNKNPGALEDLTLEILRVLNAEDMDVRSKALNIAMNLVSSRNVDNVVKLLKKELQTTVTNSDKEKSMQYRQLLIKTIHTVAIRFVEVAASVVSLLLDFIGDLSSVAASGIISFVKEVIEKYPHLREGILSNLIDVLDKIRSAKAYRGALWVLGEYAESSSDIQKCWKHIRSSVGELPIVQSELRNRSQNSEEEEKEKEALNHRHAGPVILPDGTYGTETAFDFTSSAPAEDPDARPPIRRFVLNGDFYTASVLASTIIKLVLRFEKVSQDITVLNALKAEGLLILVSTIRVGQSSLVEKKIDEDSLERIMCAITMLLDEANPAEKSSEKEILDLAYLDATRSSFKSQVAISKRKNAQLSAKNLTKTAEPIDKSLIFRQFTQVESNTSKSDMIEEDLQAAIKGDSERPNKNSITSKLKKIVPLTGFSDPVYAEAYITNHQFDVVLDVLLVNQTRETLKNLHVQFATLGDLKVIDKPPSTNVVPHGFHRITTTVKVSSADTGVIFGNIIYDGGHGEDARYVILNDVHVDIMDYIKPAKTDDETFRTMWNAFEWENKISVKSQLNSLHAYLRELTRGTNMGILTPPEALGEEDCRFLSCNLYAKSSFGEDALANLCIEKSPASGQVVGHVRIRSKGQGLALSLGDRVALIAKQHDKVQLTHI; encoded by the coding sequence TTACCTTTACTGGgaaattgttccaaagctagatgaagaaggtaaatTGAGACATGAAATGATTTTGGTCTGTAATGCCATTCAACATGACTTGCAGCATCCCAACGAGTACATTAGAGGTAATACGTTGAGATTTTTGACCAAATTGAAGGAAACAGAACTTTTAGAACAATTAATTCCATCTGTGATGCCATGTTTGGAGTATCGTCACTCATATGTGCGTAAATATGCCATTTTGGCCGTTTTATCTATTTACCAAGTGAGTGATCATCTGTTACCAGACGCCAAGGATATTATTAGCTCATTTTTGGCTGTAGAAACTGATCcaatttgtaaaagaaATGCATTTTTGGGTCTAGCAGAGTTGGATCGTGAAGCTGCATTAgcatatttggaagaaaacATGGCCGCCATTGAAGGACTAGAGTCCCTTCTACAAAGTTCCTTCGTGCAATTTATCAGAAGAGATGCAGTGCAAGTACCATCATTAAAACCTCAATACGTAGAATTGCTACTGGATTTGCTAGATTCTACTACTTCTGATGAAGTTGTTTTTGATACTGCATTGGCCTTGACAACTTTATCTGCCAATCCTTCGGTTTTGGCTAAGGCTGCAACTAAATTGATTAATTTGGCTGTTAAAGTATTTGACAACAATGTTAAATTGATCGTCCTGGACAGAGTAGAAGACATCAATAACAAGAACCCAGGGGCCCTAGAAGATTTAACTTTGGAAATTCTACGTGTTTTGAACGCAGAAGATATGGACGTACGTTCTAAAGCTTTGAATATTGCTATGAATCTCGTATCATCAAGAAATGTGGATAATGTGGTTAAGTtattaaagaaagaattgcaaaCTACTGTCACTAACAGTGATAAGGAAAAGTCTATGCAATATAGGCAGCTTCTGATTAAAACCATTCACACTGTAGCAATTAGATTTGTCGAAGTTGCCGCTAGTGTTGTATCACTTTTACTGGATTTCATTGGTGATTTGAGTTCTGTTGCTGCCAGTGGTATCATCTCTTTTGTCAAGGaagttattgaaaaatatcCTCACTTGAGAGAAGGTATCTTGTCAAATTTGATTGACGTTTTGGACAAAATAAGGTCTGCCAAGGCTTACCGTGGTGCACTTTGGGTCTTAGGTGAATACGCCGAGAGTTCTTCTGATATTCAGAAATGCTGGAAACACATCCGTTCTAGTGTTGGTGAACTACCTATTGTCCAATCCGAGTTGAGGAACAGATCTcaaaattctgaagaagaagagaaagaaaaagaagcaCTTAACCACAGACATGCAGGTCCAGTGATTTTACCAGATGGTACTTATGGTACTGAAACTGCATTCGATTTTACTTCTAGCGCTCCTGCTGAAGATCCTGATGCTAGACCTCCCATCCGTCGTTTTGTGCTAAATGGTGATTTCTACACAGCTTCCGTTTTGGCTAGTACAATCATCAAATTGGTCTTAAGATTCGAAAAAGTATCTCAAGATATCACTGTCCTAAATGCTCTAAAGGCTGAAGGGTTATTGATTTTGGTTAGTACAATAAGAGTGGGCCAAAGTTCATTagtagaaaagaaaatcgATGAAGATTCTCTCGAAAGAATCATGTGTGCAATTACCATGTTGTTAGATGAAGCAAACCCGGCTGAAAAGAGCTCTGAAAAGGAAATTCTAGATTTGGCATACTTGGACGCCACCAGATCCTCTTTCAAATCCCAAGTTGCCATTTCCAAGCGTAAGAATGCTCAATTATCTGCCAAGAACTTGACAAAGACCGCTGAGCCAATCGATAAATCTCTTATCTTCAGACAATTCACTCAAGTGGAATCCAACACCTCTAAAAGTGATATGATTGAAGAAGACCTGCAGGCGGCTATAAAGGGTGATTCCGAAAGACCAAACAAGAATTCAATCACTTCTAAGTTAAAGAAGATCGTTCCGCTAACAGGTTTCTCGGATCCTGTCTATGCGGAGGCCTATATTACCAATCACCAATTTGACGTTGTGCTTGACGTTCTTCTGGTAAACCAGACAAGggaaactttgaagaatttacaCGTTCAGTTCGCTACCCTTGGTGATTTGAAGGTGATAGATAAGCCACCTAGCACTAACGTTGTTCCTCATGGTTTCCAcagaattaccaccactGTCAAGGTCTCATCTGCAGACACTGGTGTTATCTTTGGTAACATTATTTACGATGGTGGTCATGGTGAGGATGCACGTTACGTTATTTTAAATGATGTCCATGTCGATATCATGGATTACATTAAACCTGCCAAGACTGACGATGAAACTTTCCGTACCATGTGGAATGCATTTGAATGGGAAAACAAGATTTCTGTGAAATCTCAATTGAACAGCTTGCATGCTTACTTGAGAGAATTGACACGTGGTACAAATATGGGTATTTTAACACCACCTGAAGCATTAGGTGAGGAGGATTGCAGATTCTTGAGTTGTAACCTTTACgctaaatcttcatttggtgaagatgcGTTGGCGAACTTatgcattgaaaagagtCCGGCAAGTGGCCAAGTAGTAGGTCATGTCCGTATTCGTTCCAAGGGTCAAGGTTTAGCACTTTCGCTTGGTGACAGGGTAGCATTAATCGCCAAACAGCATGATAAGGTCCAATTGACCCACATTTGA
- the SLI1 gene encoding N-acetyltransferase (similar to uniprot|P53304 Saccharomyces cerevisiae YGR212W SLI1 N-acetyltransferase confers resistance to the sphingolipid biosynthesis inhibitor myriocin (ISP-1) by inactivating it co-operates with Ypk1p in mediating resistance to myriocin converts myriocin into N-acetyl-myriocin) encodes MVIGHRKLSSLERYFYTRSIINLHSCFYVGIQLNQLPSRTQIQHALKSTIDTFIQLRCNVGIDEEDGKPYLKIIDQSLELKDVVEFVDWAKFDEDKMNYVFQNYAFPYHTEKPLWKVLVIPNERKLVLLMSHVLFDGMAGVIILQEFLKNLNQSMNAIENTISTVYEPGEIQSFTSNHHPYEDWPIGWKAKLLQFLFAQYLKWKPINADMVGPKSEDFKFNSYFLPHGLLEKRSDSTGGLYQVRCDNLQRNIHLTPEELEKVLQLCKDHRVSFSSLLTALFARSLAKFSDPTSYTGSQMKICLPMNTRSACNKYLQNDDYTKQLGNFVAATTLIANTNDNKPLWELAEAFQKTIVQKVQNGIPDAIGECRLLDVIDMQEFFKAKIAATKPSDTFEVSNLGFQPFNDVEGPFKVTDAFFNQPQGISANFFCSVISTGGGLNCHLTIPRDLERDLAPCIQYVDDWLHEKGRK; translated from the coding sequence ATGGTAATAGGGCATAGAAAATTATCGTCTTTGGAAAGGTATTTTTACACTAGAAGTATCATTAATCTACATTCGTGCTTTTACGTGGggattcaattgaatcaattgcCCAGTAGGACTCAAATACAACATGCGTTAAAGAGTACAATCGATACGTTCATCCAATTGCGTTGTAATGTGGGAATcgacgaagaagatggtaaaCCATATCTAAAAATAATTGATCAAAGTCTTGAACTCAAGGATGTCGTGGAATTTGTGGATTGGGCAAAATTCGATGAGGATAAGATGAATTACGTATTTCAAAACTATGCTTTCCCATATCATACCGAGAAACCACTTTGGAAAGTGTTAGTTATCCCCAATGAGAGAAAATTAGTTCTTTTAATGAGCCATGTCCTATTTGATGGTATGGCGGGTGTGATTATATTGCAGGAATTTCTGAAAAACTTGAACCAATCTATGAATGCTATTGAAAATACTATTAGTACAGTTTACGAACCAGGTGAAATCCAAAGTTTTACAAGTAATCATCACCCATATGAGGATTGGCCCATTGGTTGGAAAGCTAAACTATTACAGTTCCTTTTCGCccaatatttgaaatggaaacCAATTAATGCGGATATGGTGGGACCTAAGAGtgaagattttaaatttaacaGTTATTTCTTACCCCACGGACTTTTAGAAAAGAGGTCGGATTCTACTGGAGGTCTTTATCAAGTGAGATGTGATAATTTACAACGGAACATACATTTAACtccagaagaattggaaaaagttCTACAGTTATGTAAAGATCACAGAGTATCTTTTAGCTCTTTACTTACAGCTCTTTTCGCTCGAAGTTTGGCGAAGTTCTCAGATCCAACGAGTTATACAGGTTCCCAAATGAAAATATGTTTACCGATGAATACAAGATCAGCATGCAACAAATACCTACAGAATGACGATTATACAAAACAATTGGGTAATTTCGTTGCGGCTACGACTCTCATCGCAAACactaatgataataaaCCGCTATGGGAATTAGCAGAAGCATTTCAAAAAACTATTGTCCAAAAGGTTCAAAATGGAATTCCAGATGCCATCGGTGAATGTAGATTGTTAGATGTGATTGATATGcaagaattttttaagGCAAAAATTGCAGCTACTAAACCAAGTGATACTTTTGAAGTATCGAATTTAGGTTTCCAACCTTTTAACGACGTAGAAGGTCCCTTCAAGGTAACTGACgcttttttcaatcaacCTCAAGGAATTTCTGCAAACTTCTTTTGCTCTGTAATTTCTACGGGCGGTGGACTCAACTGTCATCTCACTATTCCAAGAGATTTGGAGAGAGATTTAGCACCATGCATACAGTATGTGGATGATTGGCTACATGAGAAAGGTAGAAAGTGA
- the FRE8 gene encoding putative ferric-chelate reductase (similar to uniprot|Q12209 Saccharomyces cerevisiae YLR047C Hypothetical ORF), with amino-acid sequence MSMMDVKRALCLFMGWLDNNLPTFDDDTDRHLRRERIMECTKLCFFLTSGLILVALPLWNTLSLTSGFFRVTHFFKHTVFKNHSRIHSWRIWHNTSLQQLVFWSVFVGICTFAGAGRDLIQITKRMGRLSVALMPPLLFLTLRPSPLPETLYLSLVPIHRWMSRVVVVESLLHTILYLWFMYLKGSLIKVFKPANFSGVIAMVLFVLIGVTSVSKMRRWNFQVFYYVHYLSTWATVILLHYHARPSIPSYTFLNVAILVWQIIYRISHTKITTITAVPISPSLTLVEFPKDDLSSKPILPSGHVRLSQQHSSWLKWLFHQLAPLQHPYTIASLPTDDTVKLIVRNSNFPLISNTAYRVTGAFEPKLNFMSKVKLGQILRTTSSSGNLNSASLLHSPLSYNIHARRALICVGGSAISFALPLLRILNFNGVTVKLIWVSKDYRDLKVLNHFKHNFEGMEIYVSGASGSEQDIQIDYVDSYPDSDDASVASSLGEEGQGYNERTPLTWGTPNHNTLSTKSHLSLVDGTNKTKNYGSTANTGSSNNISNKTAMGEIDPNDEIDFTEIFSLGNAKSILSNRAQVQRLNANSPTPAPISDHELFRKPSLIEAPTGLEGNEVDEESRLISDNDKVLRIPSGIKVFFGRPSLGEKDYLWCMERECAYDERADDGCEIYNGGNTHTHDLSDIVVMAAGPVGLVESTRRFATDYGLNFHAECYTV; translated from the coding sequence ATGTCAATGATGGATGTTAAAAGAGCCTTATGCCTTTTTATGGGGTGGCTCGATAATAATTTGCCTACTTTTGATGATGACACGGATAGGCATCTTCGAAGAGAGCGTATTATGGAATGTACAAAATTATGTTTTTTCCTCACTAGTGGTTTGATATTGGTGGCGTTGCCGCTGTGGAATACTTTGAGTCTTACCAGTGGGTTTTTCCGTGTGACACATTTCTTCAAGCACACCGTCTTCAAAAACCACTCGAGAATCCATTCATGGCGTATATGGCACAATACATCTCTACAACAACTCGTATTTTGGTCGGTCTTCGTAGGGATCTGCACCTTTGCCGGTGCAGGTAGAGatttaattcaaataaCAAAGAGAATGGGTAGACTTTCGGTTGCGTTGATGCCACCATTGTTGTTTTTGACTCTAAGACCTTCCCCTTTACCGGAAACACTGTATTTGAGTTTAGTCCCCATACACAGGTGGATGTCAAGAGTCGTGGTGGTGGAATCGCTTTTGCACACTATCCTATATCTTTGGTTCATGTATTTGAAGGGCTCGCTGATAAAAGTCTTCAAGCCTGCTAATTTTTCCGGGGTTATTGCTATGGTATTATTTGTACTCATTGGAGTGACGTCGGTGAGCAAAATGAGAAGGTGGAATTTCCAAGTGTTCTATTACGTTCACTACTTGAGTACTTGGGCTACAGTGATTCTACTTCATTACCATGCAAGACCGTCCATTCCATCTTACACGTTTTTGAACGTGGCCATTCTAGTGTGGCAGATCATTTACCGTATTTCACATACCAAGATTACTACCATTACAGCGGTCCCcatttcaccttctttgaCACTGGTAGAATTCCCAAAAGATGATTTGAGTTCAAAaccaattttaccatcGGGTCATGTCCGTCTAAGTCAGCAACACAGTAGTTGGTTAAAATGGttatttcaccaattggCGCCTTTGCAACATCCTTATACCATCGCAAGTTTACCTACAGACGACACTGTTAAACTGATTGTTAGAAACTCTAATTTCCCTCTGATTTCCAACACTGCGTACAGAGTTACCGGAGCGTTTGAACCCAAGCTAAATTTCATGTCTAAAGTTAAGCTGGGTCAAATTTTAAGGACTACAAGTTCTTCTGGCAACTTGAACTCTGCGTCACTTTTGCATTCGCCTTTGTCTTACAACATACACGCCCGCAGGGCTCTCATATGTGTCGGTGGATCGGCGATTTCGTTTGCATTGCCGCTGTTGAGAATCTTAAATTTCAATGGTGTCACCGTTAAACTGATTTGGGTCTCTAAGGATTACAGGGATTTAAAGGTTTTAAACCATTTTAAGCACAACTTCGAAGGTATGGAGATCTATGTttctggtgcctctggaAGTGAACAGGACATTCAAATCGATTATGTGGATTCCTATCCCGATTCAGATGATGCCTCGGTAGCTTCTAGTCTTGGTGAAGAGGGTCAAGGTTACAATGAAAGAACACCGCTGACCTGGGGTACTCCAAATCACAATACTTTGAGCACCAAGAGTCATCTCTCCTTAGTTGATGGTACTAACAAAACTAAAAACTATGGATCTACTGCAAACACTGGTAGCAGCAACAATATCAGTAATAAGACTGCTATGGGTGAAATCGACCCTAATGATGAGATTGATTTTACAGAGATATTCTCATTGGGAAATGCAAAATCGATTTTAAGTAACCGTGCACAAGTTCAGCGTCTTAATGCTAATTCGCCAACACCGGCACCTATTTCGGATCATGAATTGTTCAGGAAACCTTCATTGATCGAAGCGCCAACTGGTTTGGAAGGTAATGAAGTTGATGAGGAGTCTCGCTTAATTTCAGACAACGATAAGGTTCTAAGAATTCCATCGGGTATTAAAGTTTTCTTTGGTAGACCAAGTCTTGGTGAGAAAGATTATTTATGGTGTATGGAAAGGGAATGTGCCTACGATGAACGAGCCGATGATGGTTGTGAAATTTACAACGGTGGTAATACCCATACTCATGATCTTTCAGATATAGTTGTAATGGCAGCTGGTCCTGTGGGTCTTGTGGAAAGTACAAGACGGTTTGCAACTGACTATGGTTTGAATTTCCACGCGGAATGCTATACAGTTTGA
- a CDS encoding uncharacterized protein (highly similar to uniprot|P42942 Saccharomyces cerevisiae YGR210C Hypothetical ORF), giving the protein MPRDPLIGIVGKPSSGKSTTLNSLTDASASIGSFPFTTIDPNRATGYVQIDCACSRFGKESLCKPNYGWCTNGKRHVPIMLLDVAGLVPGAHIGRGLGNKFLDDLRHADALIHVVDVSGTTNAEGKNTRGYDPLNDIEWLQDEIRLWIEGNLKKRWGSIVRKHTATKSNVVDTLQAQFGGYGSQFSMIQRALDRLEGLPPLEHWNDDWITRVVKSFMVEKFPTVLALNKIDHPDADKNVSKIMLKYPNTKSVLCSAVTEIFLRKLNKQGFIRYEEGTEFVDTCEDDPENLKPLDDKILSRIEGIRDLVLYRFGSTGVVQVLQAATDILNLIPVYAVRNIQTFQGGNGQNVFRDCFLVKRGTSVGKVTRHIMGTEVTIAAIETVGGVRVSEDAPVEPGKNDILSFKIAPKSKDT; this is encoded by the coding sequence ATGCCTAGAGATCCTTTGATTGGTATCGTTGGTAAGCCTTCGTCCGGTAAATCTACAACTTTAAACTCATTGACAGATGCAAGTGCGtcaattggttcttttcctttcacaacaattgatccaaatagAGCTACTGGATATGTACAAATAGATTGTGCTTGCTCAAGATTTGGTAAAGAATCACTTTGTAAACCAAACTACGGTTGGTGTACCAACGGTAAAAGACATGTCCCCATTATGTTATTAGATGTTGCCGGTTTAGTTCCGGGAGCTCATATTGGTAGAGGTTTAGGtaataaatttttggatgatCTAAGACATGCAGATGCATTAATTcatgttgttgatgttaGTGGTACAACAAACGCTGAAGGTAAAAATACCAGAGGTTACGATCCATTAAATGATATTGAATGGTTACAGGATGAGATTAGATTATGGATTGAAGGTAATCTAAAGAAAAGATGGGGTTCAATTGTTAGAAAACACACAGCAACAAAATCAAATGTGGTAGATACTTTACAAGCTCAATTTGGTGGTTATGGTTCACAATTCTCAATGATTCAAAGAGCATTAGATCGTTTAGAAGGtttaccaccattagaaCATTGGAACGATGATTGGATTACTAGAGTGGTTAAATCATTTATGGTAGAAAAATTCCCTACAGTATTAGCATTAAACAAAATTGATCATCCTGATGCTGATAAAAATGTTTCCAAAATTATGCTAAAATATCCAAATACAAAATCTGTTCTCTGTAGTGCAGTGACAGAGATTttcttgagaaaattgaacAAGCAGGGTTTTATTCGCTACGAAGAAGGTACAGAGTTTGTTGATACTTGTGAAGATGACCCTGAGAATTTAAAACCATTAGATGACAAGATTTTGAGTAGAATTGAGGGTATTCGTGATTTGGTTCTTTACAGATTTGGATCCACGGGTGTCGTTCAAGTCTTACAAGCTGCAACTGATATTTTAAATCTAATACCGGTATATGCCGTAAGAAATATTCAAACGTTTCAAGGTGGTAATGGTCAGAACGTCTTTAGAGATTGTTTCCTTGTGAAAAGAGGTACATCTGTTGGTAAAGTTACAAGACACATTATGGGTACTGAAGTGACCATTGCAGCCATTGAAACTGTTGGTGGTGTTAGAGTTAGTGAAGATGCACCAGTGGAACCTGGTAAAAATGACATTTTGAGCTTTAAGATTGCACCAAAATCAAAGGATACCTAG
- a CDS encoding 40S ribosomal protein uS2 (highly similar to uniprot|P32905 Saccharomyces cerevisiae YGR214W RPS0A protein component of the small (40S) ribosomal subunit), with the protein MSLPATFDLTTEDAQLLLAANTHLGARNVQVHQEPYVFKTRPDGVNVVDVGKTWEKLVLAARIIAAIPNPEDIVAISSRTFGQRAVLKFSAHTGATPIAGRFTPGSFTNYITRSFKEPRLIIVTDPRSDAQAIKEASYVNIPVIALTDLDSPSEYVDVAIPCNNRGKHSIGLIWYLLAREVLRLRGALVDRTQPWSVMPDLYFYRNPEEIEQQVAEETAGAATEEEEAKEEVTEEQTEATEWAEETTEAVAW; encoded by the coding sequence ATGTCTCTACCAGCTACTTTTGACTTGACCACGGAGGATGCGCAGTTATTATTGGCTGCTAACACTCACCTAGGTGCTAGAAACGTTCAAGTGCACCAAGAACCATACGTCTTCAAGACCAGACCAGATGGTGTTAACGTCGTTGACGTCGGTAAAACTtgggaaaaattggttttgGCCGCTAGAATCATCGCTGCTATTCCAAACCCAGAAGATATCGTTGCCATCTCTTCCAGAACTTTCGGTCAAAGAGctgttttgaaattctctGCTCACACTGGTGCTACTCCAATTGCTGGTAGATTCACCCCAGGTTCTTTCACTAACTACATCACCCGTTCTTTCAAGGAACCAAGATTGATTATCGTCACCGATCCAAGATCTGATGCTCAAGCTATCAAGGAAGCTTCCTACGTTAACATCCCAGTCATTGCTTTGACCGATTTGGACTCTCCATCTGAATACGTGGATGTTGCTATCCCATGTAACAACAGAGGTAAGCACTCTATCGGTTTGATCTGGTACTTGTTGGCTAGAGAAGTTTTGAGACTAAGAGGTGCCTTGGTCGACAGAACTCAACCATGGTCCGTCATGCCAGACTTGTACTTCTACAGAAACcctgaagaaattgaacaacAAGTCGCTGAAGAAACCGCTGGTGCCGctactgaagaagaagaagctaagGAAGAAGTCACTGAAGAGCAAACTGAGGCTACCGAATGGGCTGAAGAAACTACCGAAGCTGTTGCATGGTAA
- the ZPR1 gene encoding zinc finger-containing protein ZPR1 (highly similar to uniprot|P53303 Saccharomyces cerevisiae YGR211W ZPR1 Essential protein with two zinc fingers present in the nucleus of growing cells but relocates to the cytoplasm in starved cells via a process mediated by Cpr1p binds to translation elongation factor eEF-1 (Tef1p)), translated as MSGPQENLFKPVGDTVEEINVDEAPEQEQVQVKNTGAADAMGHPVQEIESLCMNCHADGTTRLLLTSIPFFREIVIMSFECPECGFKNSEIQPASQIQEKGAKYMLKVENQSDFNREVIKSETATCKFLELDIEIPAKRGQLTTVEGLLSEMIDDLAADQEARKSIDENLHDKIQEVIERVRSYIDCKPGTLPLTFILDDPAGNSWIEYRPGEPLHKWSHTDYFRNDEQNVLVGIITRDQLEMRRQEKLSELSNRERNPSEAVKVGSSASEFLSDATEIENFDNEVQTFRASCPSCVRECETHMKPVNIPHFKEVIIMSTVCDNCGYRSNEVKTGGAIPDKGRKTVLYCDDPADLSRDILKSETCTLTIPELHVEIQQGTLGGRFTTLEGLLQQVYEELETRVYSQTSDSMDEATKQRWQGFFGNLKEALEGKRKFTVIMEDPLAGSYIQNVYAPDEDPNMNISDYERTREQDEDLGLNDIKVDQ; from the coding sequence ATGTCAGGTCCACAGGAAAATTTATTCAAACCAGTTGGTGATactgttgaagaaattaatgtCGATGAGGCTCCAGAACAAGAACAGGTTCAAGTTAAAAACACCGGTGCTGCTGATGCCATGGGTCACCCTGTGCAAGAGATTGAATCTCTGTGTATGAATTGTCATGCTGATGGTACCACCAGATTGTTATTAACATCCATCCCATTCTTCAGAGAAATCGTTATCATGTCTTTTGAGTGTCCTGAGTGtggatttaaaaattctgaaATCCAACCAGCATCTCAAATCCAAGAGAAAGGTGCTAAATATATGTTAAAAGTGGAAAATCAATCTGATTTTAACAGAGAAGTTATTAAATCTGAGACTGCTACTTGTAAGTTCTTGGAATTAGATATCGAAATTCCCGCTAAAAGAGGTCAATTAACCACTGTTGAAGGTTTACTATCAGAAATGATCGACGATTTAGCAGCTGATCAAGAAGCCAGAAAATCGATTGATGAAAACTTACATGACAAGATTCAAGAAGTAATTGAAAGAGTTAGAAGCTATATCGATTGCAAACCAGGTACTTTACCACTAACATTTATATTGGATGATCCTGCTGGGAACTCTTGGATTGAATACAGACCTGGTGAACCATTACACAAGTGGTCTCATACCGATTACTTCAGAAACGACGAACAAAATGTCTTGGTTGGTATTATTACCAGAGATCAACTGGAAATGCGTCGTCAAGAAAAATTGTCTGAGTTATCCAATCGTGAAAGAAATCCATCCGAAGCGGTTAAAGTTGGCTCATCTGCCTCAGAATTCTTGTCAGATGCaactgaaattgaaaattttgataatgaAGTCCAAACATTTAGAGCATCATGTCCATCATGTGTACGTGAATGCGAGACTCATATGAAGCCAGTGAATATCCCACATTTCAAGGAGGTTATCATTATGTCTACAGTATGTGATAATTGTGGTTATAGATCCAACGAAGTTAAAACTGGTGGTGCCATCCCAGACAAAGGTAGAAAGACCGTTTTGTACTGTGATGATCCTGCAGATTTAAGCCGTGATATTCTGAAATCTGAGACTTGTACCTTAACCATCCCAGAATTACATGTTGAAATTCAACAAGGTACTTTGGGTGGTAGATTCACTACTTTAGAAGGTCTATTGCAACAAGTCTATGAGGAGTTGGAAACTCGTGTTTACTCTCAAACTTCAGATTCTATGGATGAAGCTACAAAGCAACGTTGGCAAGGATTCTTTGGTAATCTGAAAGAAGCTCTGGAAGGTAAGAGGAAGTTTACCGTTATCATGGAAGACCCATTGGCTGGCTCATACATCCAGAATGTTTACGCTCCAGAtgaagatccaaatatGAATATTTCAGACTACGAAAGAACTAGAGAGCAAGACGAAGACCTGGGATTAAACGACATTAAAGTGGACCAGTGA